One genomic region from Anabaena sp. PCC 7108 encodes:
- a CDS encoding type II toxin-antitoxin system HicA family toxin, producing the protein MVRDIQFTDLEQLLFKIGFTKVPTTGSQKVYQYPSSGTLVILPAYEQQAYLQPVHLVAVRRILVENGLINTNAFDSFIGKIAS; encoded by the coding sequence ATGGTTAGAGATATTCAGTTTACTGACCTAGAACAATTGCTTTTCAAGATAGGTTTTACAAAAGTACCAACAACAGGCTCTCAAAAAGTCTATCAATATCCATCGTCAGGAACTTTGGTCATTTTACCAGCTTACGAACAACAGGCATATCTTCAGCCTGTGCATTTAGTAGCTGTACGTCGAATATTGGTAGAAAATGGTTTAATCAACACCAATGCTTTTGACAGTTTTATAGGAAAAATTGCCAGCTAA
- a CDS encoding RluA family pseudouridine synthase codes for MLNELSQFLNPNTEILPTPPSYYYEGNCPQTGELLKLPRTPLAEAIAKGLMQQLQQNEIYSREGKMYGILLVELPNGEQRVIKAFSGLLNSCSVVEGWVTPIPGREDIALAETRTLAKLAAIKQEIITLKQLPEREKYAILSAEFKQQLQILSLQHSQSKRERQEKRQQLGENITIATIAQLEAESRQQGIERKYLKRRQNEVLQPLQQIINTADTKIRELKQQRKELSRQLQTQMHAAYSLTNFSGKSLSLQQLLPGGTPTGTGECCAPKLLHYAATHGLKPLAMAEFWWGNSSVQDKKQGEFYGACVERCQPLMGFLLSGKSQHSAQGKEEIIYEDQWLIAVNKPSGLLSVPGRYFHNQDSVLSRLRNLYNLELMAVHRLDQETSGILLLAKDVFTYSQLNQQFQKRQIHKVYEAILAGNLIINEGVIDLPLWGNPENRPYQTVDLERGKPSLTRFRVIKKEGDYTRIEFIPLTGRTHQLRVHAADVRGLGMMILGDQLYGCSAESSRLYLHARELSFHHPHLGENLYLQTKTPF; via the coding sequence ATGCTAAATGAACTTTCGCAGTTTCTTAACCCCAACACAGAAATTCTCCCCACACCTCCCAGCTATTACTATGAAGGAAATTGTCCGCAAACGGGGGAACTGCTGAAACTTCCTCGTACTCCTTTAGCAGAAGCTATAGCTAAGGGTTTAATGCAACAACTTCAGCAAAATGAAATTTATTCCCGTGAAGGTAAAATGTATGGTATTTTATTAGTTGAATTACCGAATGGCGAACAAAGAGTAATTAAAGCTTTTTCCGGTTTATTGAATAGTTGTAGTGTGGTTGAAGGTTGGGTGACACCAATCCCCGGACGGGAAGATATTGCCTTAGCAGAAACGCGAACTTTAGCAAAGTTGGCAGCAATTAAACAAGAGATAATTACTCTCAAACAACTTCCTGAAAGAGAAAAATATGCAATATTATCTGCTGAATTTAAACAGCAGTTGCAAATATTGAGTTTACAACATAGTCAAAGTAAAAGAGAACGACAGGAAAAACGTCAACAACTCGGCGAAAATATCACAATCGCAACTATTGCCCAACTAGAAGCAGAAAGCCGTCAACAGGGAATTGAGCGCAAATATCTCAAACGTCGTCAAAATGAAGTTTTGCAGCCTTTACAGCAAATCATAAATACAGCAGATACAAAAATTAGAGAACTAAAACAACAGCGAAAAGAACTATCTCGCCAATTACAAACCCAAATGCACGCTGCTTATAGTCTAACTAATTTCTCTGGAAAATCTCTATCTTTACAGCAACTACTACCAGGAGGAACACCCACAGGCACAGGGGAATGTTGCGCTCCTAAATTATTACATTATGCGGCAACTCATGGATTAAAACCTTTAGCAATGGCAGAGTTTTGGTGGGGAAATTCTTCTGTCCAAGATAAAAAACAAGGTGAATTTTATGGTGCTTGTGTAGAACGGTGTCAGCCATTAATGGGGTTTTTGCTATCAGGAAAATCTCAGCATTCAGCCCAGGGTAAAGAAGAAATTATTTATGAAGACCAATGGTTAATTGCTGTGAATAAACCTTCAGGATTACTTTCTGTCCCTGGACGTTATTTTCATAATCAAGATAGTGTGTTGAGTCGGTTGCGTAATTTGTATAATCTAGAATTGATGGCAGTACATCGCCTAGATCAAGAAACTTCTGGTATTCTGTTATTAGCTAAAGATGTATTTACCTATTCTCAACTAAATCAACAATTCCAAAAAAGACAAATTCACAAAGTTTATGAAGCCATCCTGGCAGGTAATCTGATTATTAATGAAGGTGTAATTGATTTACCATTGTGGGGAAATCCAGAAAATCGTCCTTATCAAACAGTTGATTTAGAACGAGGTAAACCCAGCTTAACGCGTTTCCGGGTAATAAAAAAAGAAGGAGACTATACCCGGATAGAATTTATCCCTCTGACAGGACGCACCCATCAATTACGAGTTCATGCGGCTGATGTGCGAGGATTAGGGATGATGATTTTGGGAGATCAGCTGTATGGTTGCAGTGCTGAGAGCAGTAGACTATATCTGCACGCCAGAGAATTGAGTTTTCATCATCCGCATTTAGGAGAAAATCTGTATCTACAGACAAAAACACCATTTTGA
- a CDS encoding DUF1499 domain-containing protein — MIFAGNRPNNLGVREGKLALCPPSPNCVSSQSTDSLHHIAPLSFTSSPEQALTNLKNLILSLPRTKIITETEDYLYAEFKSAWMGFVDDVEFYLDHKSNIIHVRSASRLGYGDLGVNRQRIEQIRAKLN, encoded by the coding sequence ATGATATTCGCAGGCAACAGACCAAATAATTTAGGTGTTCGAGAAGGTAAATTAGCACTCTGTCCTCCTAGCCCTAACTGTGTTTCTAGTCAGAGTACAGATTCACTCCATCACATTGCACCTCTGAGTTTTACATCCAGCCCAGAACAAGCCTTGACTAATCTAAAAAATCTGATTCTGTCTTTACCTAGAACTAAAATAATTACGGAAACAGAGGATTATTTATATGCAGAATTCAAAAGTGCTTGGATGGGATTTGTAGATGATGTAGAATTCTATCTCGACCATAAATCTAACATCATTCATGTACGTTCCGCTTCCCGCTTAGGTTATGGCGACTTAGGAGTAAATCGCCAACGGATTGAACAAATTCGCGCTAAATTAAATTAA
- a CDS encoding glycosyltransferase family 4 protein, producing the protein MEHISQLGTQFRDNTAYPDILVISRVFRPQEAVIGEYVYNRCLQDPDRVIVLAAGCSGDKTFDKAQNFPVYRWPYLSFCGGNLLSNIFKPFFNIICSLLLAIKLYFRYHYRYIEWCHGDDFIALLILSYILPIQFFIYLHGNDLVRIARNPLWRFLFKITLKRAAGIVCHSSYIRDTLRTKFRLDTPTHVINPVVRPEKFGTPTSPSHLNDLRVRLRQVYNIPETAIVILSVGNLLKHKNFDRVIDNIPLLLTIGVDVHYIVCGQGACEPQLKSLSQRLRVDKRVHFAGHVPERELASYYAACDIFAMLTLESEKAETIDNFGMVYLEAEYFGKPVIASRLGSILDAVHHEENGLLVNPDSGYEVLQAFKRLCKDKQLREKLGRQGQELAKRKTYHRWLYAPESRYSCLLNY; encoded by the coding sequence ATGGAACATATTTCACAACTAGGGACACAATTTAGGGACAATACTGCTTATCCAGATATCCTAGTTATTTCCAGGGTCTTTCGTCCGCAAGAGGCTGTAATTGGGGAATATGTATATAATCGCTGTTTACAAGATCCAGACAGAGTGATTGTATTAGCTGCTGGTTGCTCAGGGGATAAAACATTCGACAAAGCTCAAAATTTTCCAGTTTATCGCTGGCCATATCTAAGCTTTTGTGGCGGTAATTTATTGAGCAATATCTTTAAGCCTTTTTTTAATATTATTTGCTCATTATTACTAGCCATTAAATTATATTTTCGCTATCATTACCGCTACATTGAATGGTGTCATGGTGATGATTTTATAGCCTTGTTAATACTCAGTTATATCTTACCTATCCAATTTTTTATCTACCTCCACGGTAATGACTTAGTTCGTATTGCTCGTAATCCTTTGTGGAGATTTCTATTTAAAATTACTCTAAAACGAGCAGCAGGAATTGTTTGTCATAGTTCCTATATCAGAGATACTTTAAGAACTAAATTTCGCTTAGATACTCCTACTCATGTCATTAACCCAGTAGTCAGACCAGAAAAATTTGGTACTCCCACAAGTCCTAGTCATCTTAATGACTTACGTGTCCGCTTGCGTCAAGTTTACAACATTCCCGAAACCGCAATTGTCATTCTCTCTGTTGGTAATTTGCTTAAGCATAAGAATTTCGACCGAGTTATCGATAATATTCCTTTACTATTAACTATTGGCGTAGATGTTCACTACATAGTTTGTGGTCAAGGTGCTTGTGAACCACAGCTAAAATCTTTATCTCAGCGTTTGCGAGTAGATAAACGAGTACACTTTGCTGGCCATGTACCCGAACGAGAATTAGCTAGTTATTATGCAGCCTGTGATATTTTCGCCATGCTAACTTTAGAGTCAGAAAAAGCGGAAACAATAGATAATTTTGGCATGGTGTATTTAGAAGCAGAATACTTTGGTAAACCTGTAATTGCCTCTCGCTTAGGGAGTATTTTAGATGCAGTTCACCATGAAGAGAATGGATTGTTAGTAAATCCAGATTCTGGCTATGAAGTTTTACAAGCATTTAAGCGCTTATGCAAAGACAAACAACTACGGGAAAAACTTGGTCGTCAAGGACAGGAATTAGCCAAACGCAAAACCTATCACCGTTGGCTATATGCACCTGAATCTCGTTATTCTTGTTTGTTGAATTATTAA
- a CDS encoding DUF1517 domain-containing protein produces the protein MRKKIQQILKPLLKVSFVLSLMLALALGNADGALAARSGGRIGGGSFRMPSSRTYTPRTYAPRGGGGYYPGGGFGFPFLLPLWGFGGGFGGLFGILIFFAIANFLVQTFRRVSSGEGEEIAYNSNPGVSVTRLQVGLLAQARGLQTELNQIAEKADTNTPEGRAEILQETSLALLRHPEYWVYVGGGSQQVKLNAAESQFNRLSLAERSKFSEETLSNVNNQLKSVLTKELPGEVDNPTRLISEGPGEYLIITLLAATLGKFELPQINSAEELSQALRQIGSLPGEKLLALEVLWTPQAEGDTLTSDDLFAEYPDLKLV, from the coding sequence ATGCGTAAAAAAATACAACAAATCCTCAAACCTCTCTTAAAAGTTTCCTTTGTCCTCAGTCTAATGCTGGCTTTAGCACTGGGTAATGCTGATGGTGCTTTAGCTGCACGCAGTGGTGGACGTATTGGTGGAGGTTCCTTTAGAATGCCTTCTAGCCGGACTTACACACCACGCACCTACGCACCTCGTGGTGGTGGAGGATATTACCCTGGTGGTGGTTTTGGCTTTCCGTTCCTACTTCCTCTTTGGGGTTTTGGGGGAGGTTTTGGCGGGTTGTTTGGTATTTTAATCTTTTTTGCGATCGCTAATTTCCTAGTGCAAACTTTTCGCCGTGTTAGCAGTGGAGAAGGTGAAGAAATAGCCTACAACAGCAATCCCGGTGTTTCTGTCACTCGTTTACAAGTTGGTTTATTAGCACAAGCGAGAGGTTTACAAACCGAACTTAACCAAATTGCAGAAAAAGCTGATACCAATACTCCAGAAGGAAGAGCAGAAATTTTGCAAGAAACGAGTTTGGCTTTACTGCGTCATCCTGAATATTGGGTATATGTGGGTGGTGGTAGCCAACAAGTGAAATTAAATGCTGCTGAATCACAATTTAACCGCTTGTCATTGGCTGAACGCAGCAAGTTTAGCGAAGAAACTCTTTCTAATGTTAACAATCAGCTAAAATCAGTTCTAACTAAAGAATTACCAGGTGAAGTAGATAACCCCACTCGTCTAATTAGTGAAGGACCTGGAGAATATCTCATCATTACCTTATTAGCCGCTACTTTAGGTAAATTTGAACTTCCCCAAATCAATAGCGCTGAAGAATTGAGTCAAGCTTTACGACAAATTGGTAGTCTTCCTGGTGAAAAACTTCTAGCACTTGAAGTATTGTGGACTCCCCAAGCTGAAGGTGATACTTTAACTTCTGATGATTTGTTTGCTGAGTATCCTGATTTGAAGTTGGTTTAA
- a CDS encoding alanine--glyoxylate aminotransferase family protein yields MTSTIAINDSQHLQLSPLEIPNRLLLGPGPSNAHPAVLQAMNTTPIGHLDPAFLTLMDEIQSLLRYVWQTENPHTIAVSGTGTAAMEATLANTVEPGDVVLIGVSGYFGNRLVDMAGRYGADVRTITKPWGQVFNLDEINTAVETHKPTILALVHAETSTGARQPLEGVGELCRKHGTLLLVDTVTSLGGVPIFLDEWGVDLAYSCSQKGLGCSPGASPFTMSARAMEKLQKRPSKVANWYLDMLLLGKYWGTERTYHHTAPINLYYGLREALRLVAAEGLTNCWQRHQKNVEYLWESLAEIGLKMHVEKEYRLPTLTTVCIPEGVDGKAVAKQLLLEHNIEVGGGLGELAGKVWRVGLMGFNSRPESVDRLVDALKQVLGK; encoded by the coding sequence ATGACATCCACAATTGCCATTAACGATAGTCAGCACCTACAACTTTCACCCTTAGAAATTCCCAATCGTCTACTACTAGGACCTGGCCCCTCCAATGCCCATCCGGCGGTGTTACAGGCCATGAATACCACACCCATAGGTCATCTTGATCCTGCATTTTTAACCTTGATGGATGAGATTCAATCTCTGCTACGCTATGTATGGCAAACCGAAAACCCCCATACTATCGCCGTTAGTGGTACGGGTACAGCCGCAATGGAAGCTACTCTGGCTAATACCGTAGAACCAGGAGATGTAGTATTAATTGGTGTATCAGGTTATTTCGGAAATCGCTTAGTAGATATGGCAGGAAGATATGGTGCAGATGTGCGAACTATCACCAAGCCTTGGGGACAAGTTTTTAATTTAGATGAAATCAATACAGCAGTAGAAACCCATAAACCGACGATTTTAGCTTTAGTTCATGCTGAAACATCCACCGGCGCACGTCAACCCTTGGAAGGAGTGGGTGAATTGTGTCGTAAACATGGCACATTGTTATTGGTAGATACTGTTACTAGCTTAGGTGGTGTTCCTATCTTTTTGGATGAATGGGGTGTTGATTTGGCTTATAGTTGCAGTCAAAAAGGTTTAGGTTGTTCTCCTGGTGCTTCCCCGTTTACCATGAGTGCGCGGGCAATGGAGAAGTTGCAAAAACGCCCATCTAAAGTTGCCAACTGGTATTTGGATATGTTATTGCTAGGGAAATACTGGGGTACTGAACGTACATATCACCACACTGCACCGATTAATTTATATTATGGCTTACGGGAAGCATTGCGTTTAGTAGCGGCAGAAGGTTTAACAAATTGTTGGCAACGGCATCAAAAAAATGTTGAGTATCTTTGGGAAAGCCTGGCAGAAATCGGTTTAAAAATGCACGTTGAAAAGGAATACAGACTACCAACTTTAACTACAGTTTGCATTCCTGAAGGAGTAGATGGTAAAGCCGTTGCCAAGCAGTTATTACTTGAGCATAACATTGAAGTTGGCGGTGGTTTAGGTGAACTTGCGGGTAAAGTTTGGCGTGTAGGTTTGATGGGTTTTAATAGTCGTCCTGAAAGTGTAGATAGGTTAGTTGATGCTTTGAAGCAGGTTTTGGGTAAGTAG
- a CDS encoding DUF4365 domain-containing protein, giving the protein MVKKKRPREHIIADLSVNHVERWVFLCGYSVERIEHDYGFDLIIFTYNVDSEIENGQIYLQLKATDSLRTLADQETIAFSLARSDLELWLFEPMPCILIVYDAQLDIAYWLYLQAYFENLSGFDLFNIGESVTVHLPKTNILNQEAVKKFAQYRNDILKQLKGVIRHYG; this is encoded by the coding sequence ATGGTAAAAAAGAAACGACCTAGAGAACATATTATAGCTGATTTAAGCGTTAATCATGTTGAACGATGGGTGTTTTTATGCGGTTATTCAGTAGAGAGAATTGAGCATGATTATGGGTTTGATTTAATTATTTTCACATATAATGTAGATAGTGAGATTGAAAACGGTCAAATTTATTTACAATTAAAGGCTACAGATTCTCTAAGAACACTTGCAGACCAAGAAACTATTGCTTTTAGTCTAGCGCGTTCAGATTTGGAATTATGGCTGTTTGAGCCTATGCCATGTATTCTGATTGTGTATGATGCTCAGTTGGATATAGCCTATTGGTTATACTTACAAGCATATTTTGAAAATTTGTCAGGTTTTGATTTGTTCAATATTGGTGAAAGTGTTACCGTTCACTTGCCTAAAACAAATATACTAAATCAAGAAGCGGTTAAAAAATTTGCCCAATACCGGAATGATATTTTAAAACAGTTAAAGGGAGTGATTCGTCATTATGGTTAG
- a CDS encoding ABC transporter permease, protein MNISKTIKKPRVSWQAVFSLVIFVFMYLPILVLGFYSFNQSPYSAVWKGFTLKWYQKLFSDDRILSAVNNSLIVAFSAVSVAAVLGTLMAVGLARYEFPGKKLYRGISYLPLLIPDIAIAVATLVCLAAFAIPLSIWTIVAAHIVFCLSYIGLVVSSRLNNLDPHLEEAALDLGATPIQAFFKVVLPQLMPGIISGCLLAFVLSLDDFLIASFTAGSGFNTLPMEIFSRIRTGVKPDINALSVMLISVTGTVAVIAELIRAVGENKNSNNS, encoded by the coding sequence ATGAATATATCTAAAACAATCAAAAAACCGCGTGTCTCATGGCAGGCGGTTTTCTCACTAGTCATATTCGTGTTCATGTACCTGCCCATACTGGTATTGGGCTTTTATAGCTTTAACCAATCACCCTACAGTGCAGTATGGAAAGGATTTACGCTGAAATGGTATCAAAAACTATTTAGTGACGATCGCATTTTATCAGCTGTAAATAACAGTTTAATAGTTGCCTTTAGTGCCGTATCGGTTGCTGCTGTATTAGGAACCTTAATGGCTGTAGGTTTAGCCCGCTATGAGTTTCCTGGAAAGAAATTGTATCGCGGTATATCCTATTTACCATTATTAATTCCTGATATTGCGATCGCAGTTGCCACTCTCGTCTGTTTAGCCGCTTTTGCCATTCCCCTCAGCATCTGGACAATCGTAGCCGCCCATATCGTTTTTTGTCTATCCTACATCGGCTTAGTAGTCTCATCCCGACTCAATAATCTCGATCCTCACCTCGAAGAAGCCGCACTAGATTTAGGTGCAACTCCAATTCAAGCCTTCTTCAAAGTTGTCTTACCACAATTAATGCCCGGTATCATATCAGGCTGTTTACTAGCCTTTGTCCTCAGTTTAGATGACTTTCTCATCGCCAGTTTTACCGCAGGTAGCGGTTTCAACACTCTACCTATGGAAATATTTAGCCGCATTAGAACTGGAGTTAAACCTGATATTAATGCTCTTAGCGTCATGTTAATCTCCGTAACTGGAACTGTCGCTGTTATAGCTGAATTAATTCGTGCTGTCGGCGAAAATAAAAATTCAAATAATTCGTAA
- a CDS encoding bifunctional serine/threonine-protein kinase/formylglycine-generating enzyme family protein, protein MQICQNPNCSNPFNPDYSKFCIVCGHGTFGQHLRNRYRVLRLIGEGGFSKTYAAEDVDRLNAPCVIKQFFPQVQGTAQRAKAAEFFKEEAFRLYELGENHSQIPRLLAYFEQGASLYLVQEFIIGKTLLQEVQEQAYNETQIRQLLADLLPVLDFVHQKNVIHRDIKPENIIRQNTDNKPVLIDFGGAKQVTHTSIARQATAIYTLGYAPTEQMAGFACHASDLYALGVTCVRLLTQDLPMQDTYGLKDPLYNPMNAKWLWKERLQEKGITISDELTKILDKLLQHFPTDRYQSATEVLQDLKAEKPLLEVVEVSPVVETPLPPPQKIIVPSLPLATFDFDVVTVNTAGKKVSYDRLSSKFFLDELNKNIALEMVSIPGGTFLMGSSKYEGDVEECPQHQVSISPFFIGKYPITQAQWKAVTDLPQIVQPLNPNPSKFKGANLPIENISWYEAVEFCLRLSMKTGRNYRLPSEAEWEYACRAGTTTAFHFGERITADLINCSGGDFYFVPPTSNVRKQITNVGSFDVANSFGLYDMHGLVWEWCADPWHKNYEGAPTDGRVWDVDGDIHRRVLRGGAWNFSAELCRSASRSWNEAEGGLRMSGLRVVFSAEV, encoded by the coding sequence ATGCAAATTTGCCAAAATCCCAACTGTTCAAACCCCTTCAACCCTGACTACAGTAAATTTTGCATCGTTTGCGGACACGGTACATTTGGACAACACCTCAGAAACCGTTACCGAGTTTTGCGGTTAATCGGAGAAGGTGGGTTTAGCAAAACTTACGCCGCAGAAGATGTAGATAGACTCAACGCACCTTGCGTAATTAAGCAATTTTTCCCTCAAGTTCAGGGAACAGCACAACGTGCAAAAGCAGCCGAATTTTTCAAAGAAGAAGCCTTTAGATTATATGAACTTGGCGAAAATCATTCCCAAATTCCCCGGTTATTAGCTTACTTTGAACAAGGTGCTAGTTTGTATTTAGTTCAGGAATTTATTATTGGTAAAACTCTCCTCCAAGAAGTTCAAGAACAAGCTTATAACGAAACCCAAATTCGCCAACTTTTAGCTGATTTATTACCAGTACTTGATTTTGTTCACCAAAAAAATGTAATTCATCGAGATATCAAACCAGAAAATATTATTCGTCAAAATACAGATAACAAACCTGTATTAATAGACTTTGGTGGTGCAAAACAAGTGACTCACACCAGCATAGCCAGACAAGCTACAGCCATTTATACATTAGGTTATGCACCAACAGAACAAATGGCAGGTTTTGCTTGTCATGCTAGTGATTTATATGCTTTGGGAGTAACTTGTGTCCGGTTATTAACTCAAGATTTACCTATGCAAGATACCTATGGACTTAAAGATCCTCTTTATAATCCCATGAATGCGAAATGGTTATGGAAAGAACGTTTACAAGAAAAAGGGATTACTATTAGTGATGAATTAACAAAAATATTAGATAAATTACTCCAGCATTTTCCTACTGATAGATATCAGTCAGCAACAGAAGTGTTACAGGATTTGAAAGCGGAAAAACCACTTCTAGAAGTTGTAGAAGTTTCCCCTGTTGTCGAAACACCATTACCACCACCTCAAAAAATTATCGTCCCTTCACTACCTTTAGCAACATTTGATTTTGATGTAGTGACAGTCAACACCGCAGGGAAAAAAGTTAGCTATGACAGACTTAGTTCCAAATTCTTTCTAGATGAATTAAATAAAAATATCGCTTTAGAAATGGTCTCCATTCCCGGTGGTACTTTTCTGATGGGTTCATCAAAATATGAAGGTGATGTAGAGGAATGTCCTCAACATCAAGTCAGCATTTCACCATTTTTTATCGGTAAATATCCCATTACACAAGCACAGTGGAAAGCAGTAACAGATTTACCACAAATTGTCCAACCTTTAAACCCCAACCCTTCAAAATTTAAAGGTGCAAATTTACCAATAGAAAACATTTCTTGGTATGAAGCAGTGGAATTTTGTTTGCGGTTATCAATGAAAACAGGACGAAATTACCGTTTACCCAGTGAAGCCGAATGGGAATATGCTTGTCGTGCAGGAACTACCACAGCTTTTCATTTTGGAGAACGCATTACTGCTGATTTAATTAATTGTAGTGGTGGTGATTTTTATTTTGTCCCACCTACAAGTAATGTTCGTAAACAAATTACCAATGTCGGCAGTTTTGATGTGGCCAATTCCTTTGGATTATATGATATGCACGGGTTAGTTTGGGAATGGTGTGCTGATCCTTGGCATAAAAATTATGAAGGCGCACCGACAGATGGTAGGGTGTGGGATGTAGATGGTGATATACATCGTCGGGTTTTGCGTGGTGGTGCGTGGAATTTTAGTGCAGAACTTTGTCGTAGTGCGAGTCGCAGTTGGAATGAAGCAGAAGGTGGTTTGAGAATGTCGGGTTTGCGGGTGGTGTTTTCTGCTGAGGTTTAA
- a CDS encoding glycosyltransferase family 4 protein: MRIAQIAPLWERVPPPAYGGIELVVGLLTDELVRRGHEVTLFASGDSVTLAKLISVHPRALRLDKTVKDCSIYESLQLALVYERAKEFDIIHSHVGYMPIPYTELVKTPTVHTLHGIFTPDNEKIFEYGKNQPYISISDSQREGRLGLNYVTTVYNGIDVSSYEFYPQSVDEPYLAFLGRMSPEKGPHLAIEIAKKAGWQLKMAGKVDVVDVEFFEREIKPHIDGKQIQYLGEANHAQKNVLMGGAVATLFPITWREPFGLVMVESMAAGTPVIAMRMGSTEEVIADGETGFLCNNTQECVNAIDKVNKLNRYACRRYVEKCFSVQKMTDGYEGVYQQVLAERFAKNGHFRTPVVNLI, encoded by the coding sequence ATGAGAATTGCTCAAATTGCGCCACTGTGGGAGAGAGTACCTCCTCCAGCTTATGGTGGAATAGAATTAGTAGTGGGATTATTAACAGATGAATTAGTTCGACGAGGACATGAAGTTACATTATTTGCGTCAGGGGATTCTGTTACCTTGGCAAAGTTAATATCAGTTCATCCTCGGGCTTTAAGACTTGATAAGACGGTCAAAGATTGTAGCATTTATGAATCACTACAACTAGCTTTAGTATATGAGCGAGCCAAAGAGTTTGATATTATTCACTCTCATGTAGGATATATGCCAATACCATACACAGAACTAGTGAAAACGCCTACAGTTCACACCTTGCATGGAATTTTTACCCCTGATAATGAAAAAATATTTGAATATGGTAAAAACCAGCCCTATATCAGTATTTCTGATTCCCAAAGAGAAGGAAGATTAGGATTAAATTATGTCACCACAGTTTACAATGGCATTGATGTGAGTAGTTATGAGTTTTATCCCCAATCAGTAGATGAACCTTACTTGGCATTTTTAGGAAGAATGTCTCCAGAAAAAGGTCCACATTTAGCAATTGAGATTGCTAAAAAAGCTGGTTGGCAATTAAAAATGGCAGGTAAAGTAGATGTGGTAGATGTGGAGTTTTTTGAAAGAGAAATTAAACCACATATTGACGGGAAGCAGATTCAGTATTTAGGTGAAGCTAATCATGCTCAAAAAAATGTCTTGATGGGAGGTGCTGTCGCAACTTTATTTCCTATCACTTGGAGAGAACCGTTTGGGTTAGTAATGGTGGAGTCAATGGCTGCCGGTACACCAGTAATTGCGATGCGAATGGGTTCAACTGAGGAAGTAATTGCTGATGGGGAAACTGGTTTCCTTTGCAATAATACACAAGAATGTGTAAATGCGATTGACAAAGTAAATAAGTTAAATCGCTATGCTTGTCGGCGGTATGTAGAAAAATGTTTTAGTGTGCAGAAAATGACTGATGGTTATGAGGGCGTTTATCAACAAGTCCTCGCTGAGAGATTTGCTAAAAATGGTCATTTTCGCACACCTGTAGTTAATTTAATTTAG